The Syngnathus scovelli strain Florida chromosome 18, RoL_Ssco_1.2, whole genome shotgun sequence genome contains a region encoding:
- the LOC125985952 gene encoding SH3 domain-containing protein 21-like isoform X4 yields MVVVHSYSPHWPDELELAAGDVIVVLSQDCSGRWFGRLQDGQQGYFPGSCVLELGKENLAPKTPMRRRSSSQRAAPFSEGNSLCLRRNSASGPVQQALRRTSRSGGEGDTGEAPTLLRSPPPPSAPRSPHGTPQMQRSPGLLHRMLSKYRRKSECQGATNGAFEGD; encoded by the exons ATGGTGGTGGTGCACAGCTACAGCCCCCACTGGCCTGACGAGCTGGAGCTGGCCGCTGGTGACGTCATCGTGGTTTTGTCCCAGGACTGCTCTGGGCGCTGGTTCGGGCGCCTGCAGGATGGCCAGCAGGGATATTTCCCTGGATCTTGCGTCCTGGAGCTCGGAAAG GAAAACTTGGCACCCAAAACTCCAATGAGGAGGAGAAGCTCATCCCAGCGAGCCGCCCCATTCTCGGAAGGCAACAGCCTATGCCTACGGCGCAACAGTGCCAG TGGTCCCGTTCAGCAGGCTCTCAGAAGGACAAGCCGCTCAGGAGGGGAAGGGGACACTGGCGAGGCCCCCACCCTTCTGCGGAGTCCCCCGCCCCCATCGGCCCCACGCAGCCCCCACGGCACCCCTCAGATGCAGCGCTCCCCCGGCCTGCTGCACAGAATGCTGTCGAAGTATCGCAGGAAGAGCGAATGTCAGGGAGCCACCAACGGGGCCTTTGAGGGGGACTAA
- the rrs1 gene encoding ribosome biogenesis regulatory protein homolog, whose translation MATASCNFDELLAQAKRDEAEKLRSITVNKELELDFDLGNLLAYDKNPVEQRDLTGKKASDFLRSLARDNTQLLVNELWKLPTERIQEVVVAKLPEPTTSLPREKPPPKPRPPTKWEQFAKLKGIQKKKKTNLVWDETAKEWRRRWGYKRAKDDTKEWLIEVPQTADPNEDQFAKRVTAKKERVAKNELNRLRNIARAQKIKVPGVGLTPVAKQSKDELVRAAIVARTSTASVGKFQEKLPKEKLAKGAGKRRKFQPVVGDFSVEKDKQLELLKMMDSKRPKLDVTKAVNKQMREEDREEAAARNSKRGKQAGRKGRKNNVGGGGKGKGKKAGRGKPAGGQPQGRPSGGKKSKSGKL comes from the exons ATGGCCACGGCTTCTTGTAACTTCGACGAGCTTCTCGCCCAAGCGAAGCGCGACGAAGCGGAGAAGCTTCGCAGCATTACCGTGAACAAAGAGCTGGAGCTGGACTTCGACCTGGGCAACCTGCTGGCCTACGACAAGAACCCCGTGGAGCAGCGCGACTTAACCGGGAAGAAAGCGTCCGACTTTCTCCGCTCGTTGGCCCGCGACAACACGCAACTACTCGTCAACGAGCTGTGGAAGCTCCCCACGGAGAGGATCCAAGAGGTCGTGGTGGCTAAACTACCCGAACCGACGACCTCCTTGCCTCGGGAGAAGCCGCCGCCTAAACCCCGGCCTCCGACCAAG TGGGAGCAGTTTGCGAAGCTTAAGGGCatccagaagaagaagaagaccaaCTTGGTGTGGGACGAGACAGCTAAAGAGTGGCGGAGGCGGTGGGGATACAAGCGAGCCAAGGATGATACCAAGGAATGGCTCATCGAGGTTCCGCAGACCGCCGACCCGAATGAGGACCAGTTTGCCAAGCGCGTCACCGCCAAGAAGGAGCGTGTGGCCAAGAATGAGCTGAACCGTCTGCGGAACATTGCCCGGGCGCAGAAGATCAAGGTCCCTGGCGTGGGTTTGACTCCCGTGGCCAAGCAGTCCAAAGACGAGCTAGTCCGAGCGGCCATCGTGGCGCGGACATCCACAGCTTCCGTGGGGAAGTTCCAGGAGAAGCTTCCCAAAGAGAAACTGGCCAAGGGCGCCG GCAAGAGGCGCAAGTTCCAGCCAGTCGTGGGTGACTTCTCAGTAGAGAAGGACAAGCAGCTGGAGCTCCTTAAGATGATGGACAGCAAGAGGCCTAAGCTGGACGTCACCAAGGCAGTCAACAAGCAGATGAGGGAGGAGGACCGAGAAGAGGCAGCGGCCAGGAACAGCAAGAGGGGCAAGCAGGCCGGGAGGAAGGGACGCAAGAATAATGTGGGGGGGGGTGGCAAGGGGAAAGGCAAGAAGGCCGGTCGCGGAAAACCGGCGGGGGGGCAACCTCAAGGAAGACCTTCAGGAGGAAAGAAGTCCAAATCTGggaaattgtga
- the LOC125985952 gene encoding SH3 domain-containing protein 21-like isoform X1, with the protein MVLRLFFVIVFISSICKLKACLSLAFLTNVALHPTGRHPYGGNDVKMVVVHSYSPHWPDELELAAGDVIVVLSQDCSGRWFGRLQDGQQGYFPGSCVLELGKENLAPKTPMRRRSSSQRAAPFSEGNSLCLRRNSASGPVQQALRRTSRSGGEGDTGEAPTLLRSPPPPSAPRSPHGTPQMQRSPGLLHRMLSKYRRKSECQGATNGAFEGD; encoded by the exons ATGGTCTTAcgcttattttttgttattgtttttatttcgaGCATTTGCAAATTAAAAGCATGTTTAAGTCTTGCATTTCTAACAAATGTCGCTCTCCACCCGACAGGCCGACATCCATACGGAGGCAATGACGTCAAG ATGGTGGTGGTGCACAGCTACAGCCCCCACTGGCCTGACGAGCTGGAGCTGGCCGCTGGTGACGTCATCGTGGTTTTGTCCCAGGACTGCTCTGGGCGCTGGTTCGGGCGCCTGCAGGATGGCCAGCAGGGATATTTCCCTGGATCTTGCGTCCTGGAGCTCGGAAAG GAAAACTTGGCACCCAAAACTCCAATGAGGAGGAGAAGCTCATCCCAGCGAGCCGCCCCATTCTCGGAAGGCAACAGCCTATGCCTACGGCGCAACAGTGCCAG TGGTCCCGTTCAGCAGGCTCTCAGAAGGACAAGCCGCTCAGGAGGGGAAGGGGACACTGGCGAGGCCCCCACCCTTCTGCGGAGTCCCCCGCCCCCATCGGCCCCACGCAGCCCCCACGGCACCCCTCAGATGCAGCGCTCCCCCGGCCTGCTGCACAGAATGCTGTCGAAGTATCGCAGGAAGAGCGAATGTCAGGGAGCCACCAACGGGGCCTTTGAGGGGGACTAA
- the LOC125985952 gene encoding SH3 domain-containing protein 21-like isoform X3: MRTFTQSAENQVDHQQFDHKRKNLEIQYLTKMVVVHSYSPHWPDELELAAGDVIVVLSQDCSGRWFGRLQDGQQGYFPGSCVLELGKENLAPKTPMRRRSSSQRAAPFSEGNSLCLRRNSASGPVQQALRRTSRSGGEGDTGEAPTLLRSPPPPSAPRSPHGTPQMQRSPGLLHRMLSKYRRKSECQGATNGAFEGD; encoded by the exons ATGCGCACTTTCACTCAGTCGGCTGAAAATCAAGTAGATCATCAGCAATTTGATCACAAGAGGAAAAACTTGGAaatacagtatctcacaaaa ATGGTGGTGGTGCACAGCTACAGCCCCCACTGGCCTGACGAGCTGGAGCTGGCCGCTGGTGACGTCATCGTGGTTTTGTCCCAGGACTGCTCTGGGCGCTGGTTCGGGCGCCTGCAGGATGGCCAGCAGGGATATTTCCCTGGATCTTGCGTCCTGGAGCTCGGAAAG GAAAACTTGGCACCCAAAACTCCAATGAGGAGGAGAAGCTCATCCCAGCGAGCCGCCCCATTCTCGGAAGGCAACAGCCTATGCCTACGGCGCAACAGTGCCAG TGGTCCCGTTCAGCAGGCTCTCAGAAGGACAAGCCGCTCAGGAGGGGAAGGGGACACTGGCGAGGCCCCCACCCTTCTGCGGAGTCCCCCGCCCCCATCGGCCCCACGCAGCCCCCACGGCACCCCTCAGATGCAGCGCTCCCCCGGCCTGCTGCACAGAATGCTGTCGAAGTATCGCAGGAAGAGCGAATGTCAGGGAGCCACCAACGGGGCCTTTGAGGGGGACTAA
- the LOC125985952 gene encoding SH3 domain-containing protein 21-like isoform X2: protein MQHIYMHSHHEHLEVFTTVLAPQGRHPYGGNDVKMVVVHSYSPHWPDELELAAGDVIVVLSQDCSGRWFGRLQDGQQGYFPGSCVLELGKENLAPKTPMRRRSSSQRAAPFSEGNSLCLRRNSASGPVQQALRRTSRSGGEGDTGEAPTLLRSPPPPSAPRSPHGTPQMQRSPGLLHRMLSKYRRKSECQGATNGAFEGD, encoded by the exons ATGCAGCACATTTATATGCACAGCCACCACGAGCACCTGGAGGTGTTCACCACGGTGCTAGCGCCGCAAG GCCGACATCCATACGGAGGCAATGACGTCAAG ATGGTGGTGGTGCACAGCTACAGCCCCCACTGGCCTGACGAGCTGGAGCTGGCCGCTGGTGACGTCATCGTGGTTTTGTCCCAGGACTGCTCTGGGCGCTGGTTCGGGCGCCTGCAGGATGGCCAGCAGGGATATTTCCCTGGATCTTGCGTCCTGGAGCTCGGAAAG GAAAACTTGGCACCCAAAACTCCAATGAGGAGGAGAAGCTCATCCCAGCGAGCCGCCCCATTCTCGGAAGGCAACAGCCTATGCCTACGGCGCAACAGTGCCAG TGGTCCCGTTCAGCAGGCTCTCAGAAGGACAAGCCGCTCAGGAGGGGAAGGGGACACTGGCGAGGCCCCCACCCTTCTGCGGAGTCCCCCGCCCCCATCGGCCCCACGCAGCCCCCACGGCACCCCTCAGATGCAGCGCTCCCCCGGCCTGCTGCACAGAATGCTGTCGAAGTATCGCAGGAAGAGCGAATGTCAGGGAGCCACCAACGGGGCCTTTGAGGGGGACTAA